In Paramormyrops kingsleyae isolate MSU_618 chromosome 18, PKINGS_0.4, whole genome shotgun sequence, the DNA window CTCGGATTTTGCAGGTTGAGAGGTCGATCATGTTGGCCGATCAGGAGGATTTCATCCTCCTCTACTTCCTCTGAATGCTGTGGAAGAGGCAGTGGCATCAGCACAACAAGAAAacgaacagaaaaaaaactgcagttgACCAAACTTCTTTTTAGGCTGATAAATAGCACGAAAGACTTACACTTCCAGTAGGAGAGCTCTTCCACATGCCTCCAGGGATCTCAGACATTTGTTCTCCATCTTGAAGCAACTGACAGGAGGCCAGCTTGTGTCTGACTTGCTTCATTACTTTTCTGAGcttcattaaaaaaagtcaAACCACCATGAGTTGTCCCAtacaagcagaaaataattaTATCTTAATTATACAATGCTTTTCCCCCAATGGCATACAAAACCACGTGTCTATGCTTAAATTTGGTATGCAGAACTGGAGTCTTGCACCTGTATATTCTCATATGCGGTGTCCACAGAATCCCTACCTGGAGTTCCTGCACTTTTCCTGGACGGTCCCAGTCGTGGGATGGCAGTGCCTGGGCACTCACCCAGCGCGATCCAGAGCTACAGATGGCCATCTCCCCCTGGGTGCAAGCTGGGAACGCTCGCTTCCGAGGAGTGAGATTCAGGGCTGTCTCACTAGACTGCTGGAACACCCTCCCCTCACGCTCTGCCTGCACGGAGATTCTGCTTAGCGATCTGAACGGCACTGTCACACCGAAGCCACGGGGATGATCGATCGATGTAATCGAGGTTGTGGGACCCGGCTCACCATCTCGCAGGTCTTCTGCAGCTGTTGCCTCTTGCGCACCCTTGCCTGCTGGGCCACGCGCCGGCGCACCCGCTCCTGGAACCTCCGCAGGTTCTCCTCCTTCTCCCTGCGCAGCTCCATATGCTGCTCTTCCAGCACTGATGCAAGGAGCTGCCTCGCACACATCGAAGGGGCAAAATATCACGTAACCCACATCCAATCGAGATGAAAATCAATAGAAATTATGACTCGTTTATGAAAAGACGCTATATGTGCAATATGTAGGTTATACCAGGGTTTGCTAGCTCCCACGCATCTGGCCTGACACACTGTCAGACTATCACGcacatgcaagaaatcttatggaaaatatgtattattccattataatcCTACAAAACCGCTGAGGCAGTTTGCAAaacctacagactatttacaaggtaaaaaACTGTAACATACATGTGAGACtagtctcgaattgaaaatctcactccagccagctgatgCAAGTCAACCCTTTTATACCATGTATGTCAAAAAAGGTACAGATACCACATTCAATGTAAACCACATGGACCAGAGTACTTACAACAGGATGTTCCTCACAGTCGATCCCGCTCTCCACCCAGGCACCCACCGGCATTATTGCCTGGTTCCTCTCGGCTAAAATTTTGTGGTCGACAAGAATCGGGGCTTTGGGTTTACTCGTTTTACTAGCGGCATGTTTGTTCTCCTGTTTAATCTCCTTTAGTGCCGCTTTAAAGTTGCCTTTTGCTTTCGTGGTTTTTAAATGAATCATCTTGTAAAGGCTAATTGGCAGCTACTCTCGTCAATAACTACATACAAAGGAAAACTTTCCTAATGAAAGCACAATTGTGCCACACTGAATATATTACCTATCACTTAACTTCGATACAAATAATACGCATATTCCGTGACTGAAAAGTTAATTTCCCAAACGGCCACTTTGTTGATAACGAAGTTACCGGCTTCGCAACCGTTTAGTTCCACCACCCGTAACATTATTGGTTGCGGATTTAAAATCTCTATGTTCATTCGTCCTGTTTCATGTCAATCTACAGTAGACCACGCCTTGCGTGTAGTGAAAAATATATCCGGTATGGAACTTTGTTTATCATAGAATAGTTCCGCAATGTGAAGAAAATTGTTAATCTTGTTTGGTGCATTGTTGTTGAAATAGTTCAAATGAACAGTTGTGGAAATGTTCGATATAAACCTAGTAACATTGACTAAACAATATCAGTCGTTTTACATATTCAATTTTACTGTTTAAACTTTCTATTGCTGGTAATAAAGGTAACAAAgtagtaaagtaaaaaaaatcgCGAAAAAGCAGGGGAGATATTTAATTACCTAGGGTGATTATCAAGTTGCTCTAAACAAATTATGCAACAGTTCTCTGCTTATACGTTTGTGCAATACCAAGAATTGTCACTTTCATTCCTTCCCCTCTTCACAATGCTTGAATTTATCAGCAACACAACCAGCAAACAAAAGGCCAGCTGTCTCATGGGTATGAATCAGCAAATggatgtttgtgtttgtgtgtgtctaaTTGTGTGTGCGTCTGAGTGAGAGAAAAGAACAAATTCTAGTTTACAAAGGGGCACAGTCATATAGTGTCAAAGGTTAAACATTTGACTCCTCAAATTCCTTTTTTGTTGTACTGTTACTGTTGCGGTATAAATACCATGTTAATATGCAATTTCACATATTTATATTGGAAGCAGATTTGCTGATTTTCTCTGAGACACAAGTGATGGTTGTGCTTGTCATTTTTTGGCAGAAATCTATGTCACATCTCTGATACTGGGTGTGAAAGTAGTAGTTTCTgagttcacacacacacacgcacgcacgcacgcacacacacacacacacacacacaggtttgtaattatatctttgtagggactctccattcatttctaaggggaaaactctaatcacaatatgacaaccttaacccctacccagccctaaccttaaccataagtaaccaaataaaatacaagacatttggcattttttaacttttttcaCAGATATTTGTGGGGACCCGAAAAATGGAATGGAACTTGCCATATAACTGAACTTACTATCTCATTCTCACATTTACTTTGCTGTTTTTGGATCTACATTCAAAGCTTAGGTTATGCAATCACTgtgttttcaaaatgttttaaaaatgctgtCTTAACATTCCCCAGAATACTGATTTATCAGGAGTTTTGTCTCCCCAAAGGCCATTATAAATTAACATAAACACGTTTCTGAGGAAGAATGGAAACAAAACACAGCCGTTCTGCTCTCATTATGAAGGCAACCACACAAGAAAAGCAAACTAACTTGGTGTAGATCCAGAATATGAGAAAAATACagtattatccatccatccatccatccacccatctatccattATCTGCTGCTCATCCGAGgcagggtcacgggggcagcagtctaagcagggatgcccagacctctctctccccagccacctcctccagctccaccaggaaataccaaggcgttcccaggccatcCAAGAGACATAATCTGTCCAGTGTGACCTGGGTCAGCCCTGGGGTCTCCTCCCGGTTGGACATCCCCAAAACGCCTCtgcagggaggcgtccaggaggcatcctagatagatgcccaaaccacctcagctggctcctttcgaATCATGGGATCAGTGGTTATACCTTCCGAATGTCCGTGCTACTCACCCTacctctaaggctgagcccagacactcttagaaggaaactcatttctcgTATCTGCAATGTCATTGCTGCCAATGTTGCAGCAATCCGTCTGTCAATCTCCCGCTCCCTTCCTCCCTCgcttgtgaacaagaccccgagatacttaaactcttCTGCTTGAGACAGTAACTCACCCCCCACTAGGACaggcaatccacccttttctggtGGAGAACTatggcctcagacttggaggtgctgatcctcatccccgccgccTCACACTTTgctgcaaactgccccagtgcTGCAGGTCAAAGTCCAATGACACCAACAGGACCACagcatctgcaaaaagcaaagtgACCCTGAGGCCTCTGAACCAGACCCCTCCACCCcttggctatgcctagaaattctAGCCATAAaagctatgaacagaatcagtgacgAAGGGCAGCCTACACCCACCAGGAATGAGTACgacttactgctggcaatgcAAACCAAACTTTCGCTCCATTTATACAGGGACCTAATTGGCAGCAACAACAGACCCCgtaccccatactcctgaagAACCCCCCCCAAGGGATACGATCGTATGCCATTTCTAAGTCCACAAAATACATGTAGACTAGTTGGGAACAGACTAGTAGACGAACAGTTCGGAACCCGCATTACTCCTCCTGGATCTGAGGTTCCACCAAcagacggaccctcctctccagcaccccggcatagaccttcccagggagacTGAGGAGTGGGATGCCCCTAAATTTGGGACACATCCACCGGCACCCTTTCTTAGAGACTGGGACctccaccccagtctgccaattcAAAGGCACTGTCCCCAAAGTCCACGCAGTGTTGAAGAGGCGTGTTAGCCAAGACAGCACAAGAACATCAAGAGCTTTCAAGAACTCTGTGAATCTCATGAGCCCCTGGAGCATTACCACCAAGGAGTTTTCTGACTAATTCAGTAACTTCAGCCATTGAGATGAGCaactccccctctgagtcttccACCTCTTCTTCCTCCAAGGAAGGTATATCAGTGGGATTCAGGAGATCCTTGAAATATTCCTTCCACCGCCTGACTATATCCCCATTTGAGATCAACAGTTCTTCATTCCTGCTGTAAACAGCATGGGTAAAGCCCTGCTAAGGCCTGTCAAAAATGATTGGAACATAGAAACATTAGAAATCAAAAGAAtagcattttgttttatttttgttttatttccagtCTTCAACATTTACATGCTTTTTTGTCTTCTAAACAACTTGGAACATCAAAATGATTGAAGCGAGATCCTTGTACAATCTCTGAGCTAATACAGCAAACTTATTGAAGAGAAAATtagtaatattaaaaaaacacaaaacgaGGCTACAAAATGTCatagtttatttatatacaagGAATTTATATACAGATTATTGAAAAAATAAAGGCTCATCTTGTTTTACTCTTGCAGTGCTTCCCAATGTAAATTTCCCAATAATTTTTATGATATGTGGGATTGTGTTTTTGGATGTCCTAAAAAGGCACAAAGGTTGTTGAATGTTTACCCAAAACTAAACCATAGAAGGTGGTAAAGATACTTATCAGGTTtgtaatataaaactatattggTGTGAATAGCGTTGCTGGCTTATTGGGTGAAGACTCTGCTCTACAGAACCCTTTTGCAGATGATCTTTAAAAGATGAATAATCAATAGAGAAGTATGCAGCAATGGAAAATATTGTTAATTTCTCACGTTTCACTGAATGCATGAAGCCACTCTGTGTCCGGCTTGTGTTTCAGACAGCGCAGTGCTCGGCATATTTTGCGTCAACAAAACTGACAGCACTTAAAAAAGACCAGGGCGatagatatttttttaatcttctgAAAAGATATCTGGCCCAGAGCTGGAGTCCAAGGCACTGTAAGGTCACGGTACCAAAATAAGAAATCTGCTCAAACTATTGAGgacatatatacaaataaacagtCCCACATGTGTGTCACACAAGCAGGATCTTCTCACTATTGTGCTCTTCAGCAGAGGGAGGGTGCAGATTGGGGCATTAGGGTGGAGTCTCTGCGTTGTTCTCTATGGAAGGGGCGTGGTCATCCCGCTGACGGGCAGCCAATATGCTGCCAGAGGGGCGGAGTCCACGGCCAGAGCTGCGGACGCTGTgcaggggagaggaggaggCGTGGCGAGAAGGTGGGGAGCTGGCTGGGGTGCGGGGGTACCTACGGGAGGAGCGGGCGGGGGACTCGGGGGAGCGTGAGAAAGGGGGCGGGGTGCTGCTGTAGCTGGGCGGACTGCTGGGCTCCGAGTGGACGTGCGAGTTGCCAAGGGACTTGTCCTCTCCATTGGTGGAATTCTGGGGCACACAGAGAAGCCCAAGTCACATGACCATCATTTGGTCCAATTGCCATTAACCTGTACGGCCCTTCGTTCCCCCACACACCGGTCCCCTGCCCTGCAAGTGTAATTATGATGATatcatgtgacaataaaacttgaaactgAAAGTGATATGCATGAAATTAAAGCAGCCTACCTTTTCTTTTAGGATGTACAGAGATACAGGGTTCTTGCACCTGTGCTCTGTCGTGTTTGGCACAATGTCAGCAGCATCTGGACAAAGCaacataaattaaaatatttaaattgctGTCACTGCTAAACATTCATGACAGCAATTTAGGAGACAAAAACATTCAAATGGACCAtggctgatttttttccccagttctTTTTTAATGCATCTGAACAGTAAATCACCACAGCCGATGTGCTGCAATTAAACTTGATTCTCCAAATCCTGCTGCTCCTAAACAGCAGGTTTGGCTACCGCTAGTTTAGCGGATGCTATCTTTATACTAGAGGCTAATTAAACTATTGATCCTCATAGTCTAAAGATGGCTTACCCTCATGCGGGACTTCATTCTGCTCCACGGTCTCTGAAGAGTTCTGCTTCGCCCTCTGTCGCTTTTGTCTGAGAAGCCGAACAGACAAAGGCCACCAGGTGACTACGCTTCCTCACACATACGGGACAGCTGATCTTCATagtgtttttttattgctgTCTCAGGTCTGTGATGCATGGATCGCAACCCAACTCAGAATACTGTGTGTATTGCTTAATCAGAATTAATAAAAATTGTTCAATTGACGGAATGCAAACCATGAGCTGTTTCAGGTTATAACGTGACGCCATAATTCGCAAAGAGGAGCTAaacttatcattagccaatttGTTTGAAATCGGTgaatcacagggcagggggcactccaagggccaatcagctttcagctaagGCCGGTGCCTCCTGtgaccccgcccctgtataGCCCTTGGTTAGCGAGGCCTACAAGACTATTGTTTGGCCTGCATCATAATTGAATGGAGTTGTGATGATTATTACAAATGGCAATCCAACCAGAAGCCAAAACCTATGAGCTCACTCCCGGTCTTCTCACGTGGACTCCATGCTCGAATTACAAACGAGAACAAAAATCACTAAAGATATTGGTTAAAGGGCAAAAGCAGTGACCTGTCTTCTCTGAATGCCCTCAGCAAAAATTCCAAGCAGGGGGACAAAAAAGAGGGGTGCTCACTTTTTGGAGGGCTTCCAGCAGGCACACACCGTCACCAGGGTGATCAGGAGGAAAATGCCCCCGGTGGACAGAATGATGTACAGCGAGCTCCGTCCTGCAAAGCACACAGAGAATAACAGTTTCTGTGGGCCCTTACACAGCAGACACAACAAAATCTATATATTCTTTTAGATTTTCTTCCAGTTGTATTTATCATTGTAACAAGCAACAGCTAAATGAGAAaccaaacaacaaaaaaacataaacaccTTCAATGCCTTAGTTGCCTATGTCAACAAACCATTTACTTAATATCTAATGGAAGCACTTACTTTGGTAACACTAAGTCTACATGCCTCGGCCGATTTTACTCAGTGAGTTACAcctatatttattattttctccattttctctTCTTTGGAAATGAGTTGATATTCTTTCAAATTGCAGGGGAACTGTACTGCATGGTCCTCCTTATGTCGATCTATAGATTGTCGACAGAGTTGAGGTCAGGGTTTCAGACGAGGCCACTGGGGATAGGTCATTGATTGCCCCTTCACCCACTACTCTCCAATAATTCTTAGGGTGATTTGACAGTGTGATTTGGATTGTTATTGAGTTGAAAGGTGAAATTCCTTACCTTCAGCTTTTCTCAAGAAGTCAGCAGGTTTCCCTTCAAATATCTTGGTATATGGATCTATTAATTTGTCCCCTCCCCTGACCAAAGCCACCCCcactcccaccccacccccccaaaatcaAAAGAAATTGCTCCACAGACCAAAGCTGctgtaattatatttattattaggTACTATAATCTCTTTTTGCGATAAATGGCTTCACGTCGCCCCACAACTGAAGTCCCAAAGCAGTTTGAGGTTGCTGTTGGCCTCTTGGAAGCCTCCATAACAAACGTCTTTCTTGACTTGTACCGTGGAACCACATCGTCATCTGGACAAGTTCTGGGTGATATCAGAGTTCTTCTTTGTCCTTGATTATGGTCTTGAGTTTCAGAAATTTGCTTAAAGTCTTACAAACATATTATTATGCTTCTCTTGATTTGCTGAGGGCGTCGtcagcactgttacctcacatctaggaccagggttcgagtctctgccatggctccatgtgtgcggagtttgcatgttctccctgtgttgtcatggggtttctttctggtactctggtttccccccacagtcccaaaacatgctgaggttaattgaagttaccaaattgcccatacatggtgtgtgaatgaaaggtgtgtgaatgtgccctgtgatggattggcaccgCATCCTGtgttgtcccctgccttgtgccctgcgatgggttggcaccgcaTCCTGtgttgtcccctgccttgtgcctgtagcctccaggacaggctctggaccccccacaaccctgaataggacaagtggtttcagaaaatggatggatggatggatgatttctTGCACAtgcatctatccattttctaacTGCTTAGCCTAGTTAAGGTCACAGGACTGATTCAACAATAAGAACCCAAAAATTAGATTTTACGTTTAAAATCAGTTAAAATTGATATTATATAAAGGCAAATTAGCTTTGCATATATTTTGGAGTGTAATTTAGAAAGTAAAACCAAAATGAACATGTATGGACAATTTCTCCCCGCTGGGATGGCTAGTTTTGCGGTACCTTTCAGATATATtatcagaatgaaaatgcaTTGAGCTGACTGCACCAGAGTCTCCACTACCAAGTCTCATCCAGAGctgacacacacatgcgcacgcacatgtcgggtaaacatatctttatggggaccactcacacacacacacacactcacacacacagacagacacacacagacagacagtcagacacacacacacacgccgacacacatataaacacacaaacacatacacgcagagacacacacacacacatgtgcacaaacacacagactcacacatgcagagacacacatatatgcatGTACATACATGCTCATACACGCTCATACACACACGCCATACACGCTTATACACGCTCATACACACACGCCATACACGCTCATACACACATGCCTGAATTATTCCGTCGTAAAATCTCTCCAGCAAATGGATAAGCTGTAATGAATAAGGAGTGAATCCAGAATCAGGAGCCAAATCCACAAATGAGGAATGAAATCATTTGGGGCAGCACAGGGAGGGGCtaatgcatttgtgtgtgtgtgtgtgtgtgtgcttcagTGTAAAAAGAGCACTTCAATGAACCCCATTATGTTAAAGTACATATAGTAAAGTAAGAAATACAACCCTAATTCTGcttttgtatctcataatttagCTAAAGTCTCACCGCCCCTTTTCATATAGAGCAGAGATTTTTGGATGGATCTTTTCTCCCTGGGGTGGGACTTAGAGCTTAACTCTATATAAACCATTTGTGGCATCATGCAATCTGGCTTCCCTCTCTGCAAACTCATCAAGTACGACATCCAAATGGATTTCGGCTCTCGACAGCAAATTTCTATTAACAAAACCCCATTAGCATGGGGCCATTGATTTAATTGTAAGTGTAATTATCGCGATGTTTGTCATCCCTGTGAACATAACCACCAGCAGAAAGAACGGCACAGCTCGGGCAGCTTGGGGGCCAGCGAGAGGCTCCCCCTCTTCCTCAGTGGGCTTGGGGATAAATGCAGCCCTTGTCTTCCTGGTGGAATCAATGGAGAAGGGTTCTGCTGAAGAGTGAGCAGAAATGGGCCTGTCGATATTGCCCCTCAGTGCAGCTCAGCTTCTCAAAGCACCTCTCCCACTCTCTCCTTCTATACAATCTGAGATACATGCCAGGGGCTGAGAGCCAATCCTCCTCATCCTTATAAGTAGGacacttttaaaacaaatgCAGTACAGCCTAACAGGCTAACCAGAAATCGGCACCTTGAAATTAAACATCATTTTAACCTGAAATATGTGATGACCAATTAAGTGTCATCTGTGCCGTGATTTGAAGCATTAGGTAATAGATTGCTAACAAGATAGCTAACGAGGACATCGGTATCGCTCCCACTGAACAGAAAAAATGTCCAATTTATATAATGTGAATATATTCTCTGGTGAAACAATAAATCAACtctaattatataaaaaaaaaactagcaaaTGAATGCCATAATTTTGTTCTACTCAGTTTCTTATTATGGGTTGTGCGATGCCGTGTGCCTAACAGCAACTTTGATGAGTCCAATTTCAATTCCTGTGACTCAATGGGATAGGACACTACGCCTGTGATCAGACAGttgtgggtttaaatcccagttTTGGCAGAGcaatttcaccattgggcccctgagcaaggcccataaGTCATAGCTGCTCCAGGGCTGGGTtttccaacccagtcctcagggacctccagacagtctGCATTCTTGATGCCTCCCAGTTCctagccaatcaagaacactgaatacctggcaTGGGTGCCCTGAGAACTGATTGTCTGGGGccccccaaggactgggttggaaaacactgcttgGGCGGTTGCATGATACTGCTTTCACATATAAAtcttgctttggataaaagtgcttGTTCAATAAATGTAAAGTAAAATGATGCAGTAAAAGCATGGCTTTATCAAAAGGCACCGTGACGCGTATGAGGTGGTGCTGGACGTACGGTAGATGGTGAGCTTCACGGGCATGCTCCTCATACTGCTGATGGGGTTCTCCACTGTGCAACTGTAGACATCGTCGTCGGCCATCAGCACGCGTGTGATGGTCAGGATCTTATGGTCAGGTGACAGCAGCAGCCGGGACTCATTGGTCAGGGGCTTGCCGCCCTTCAGCCAGCTATAGACAGCCTTGGTCCCGTTGTCGTGGGAACAGTTCAGGGTGAAGTGCTCGCTGAGCTCCAGAACCGTTGAGGCCACCATGTGGACATAGGGTCTGGACACAGGCTCTGAGGGGGTGTACAGAAGATGAGGCTCTGTGTTTATTTCAAATTTGTTTAAGTCCCAGCACAGGTACATGATGGTTCTTTAAATTTAGCATTTTTGAGGGTCTGACATCAACATGACTATTTTGCCAaggacaggattcaaaccagtgtCCTTCTAATCAGATTTGTTGAACATGCACATATTGCATATCTTCTTAATATAGCTCATAATAATATTGGTTCCTGGGAAACTGATCTGCAGTAAACAatgggtaacgctttacattgaCCGCACCTTCATAACgcattcatggaacattcatatgcagcatgtatgtataccttaacatcctaacaagCCTTAAAATACATTCATTTGAAGCATtttatgattataatgtttgttattatcatataatgtttgctattagtgtatattaaagctgttatgtTAAGGTATATTTAGATGCTGTTTATGAATATTCTTGGAATACATATTTAACGCATTaagaaggtgcactgaatgttaaatgaatgcattataaaggcataaaggcattatgaaggtgcagtgttAATGTAAAGAGTTTCCAAACAATGAATATTGGTAATTTCCTTTGATGTTCATAAATCAGATTCCCAATTAGTGGAGGTAATGGTTGCCGCAGTAATCTGTCATGAAATTATATACTCTGTAAAATATtgaaaaagcaattaaaaaattaagttaTTATAAATGAGAAAATGAGTCATGCTAAGGTCTGAGAGCGTGATAAAGAGGTGAGGGAACATGCCTCTTGGACCATAggataaaataaatgaatgagatCATTGCAGAAGCTGATCCAGTGCCTTATGGACCTGGCTGAACCCACCATCCACCGTGAGGTTGATACTGCCTTCCCCAGTAAAGGTGTCGTCCGTGATGGAGATCTCCACCTCGTAAGTGCCCTCATCCGACAGCTTCAGGTTGTGCAACAGCAGCGTGCCGTTCTCGAAGATCAGCACGCGGTCCTTGTACTCGGAGCGCAGCGTGCCCACGATCTGAGTGCCGACGGACTGCACCACGGTCACCGGCCTTTCCCTCTTCAGCTGCCACTTGATGACGGGAGGCTCGGCGCTGGTGCTGCTGTAGCGGACCGACAGCAGGGCCTCCCCGCCCAGCGTGCCCCGGATCAATGAGCCAGGGCTGGTGATGTTCACCCCAAGCGCCCTGCCTATGCACAGCACACAGGTGTAACATGAGTTCTCAGTCTTCTATTTTGAAagagacttttattttgaaatgtggaGTGTGGGGGCCCAGTACATTA includes these proteins:
- the ccdc15 gene encoding uncharacterized protein ccdc15; translated protein: MIHLKTTKAKGNFKAALKEIKQENKHAASKTSKPKAPILVDHKILAERNQAIMPVGAWVESGIDCEEHPVLLASVLEEQHMELRREKEENLRRFQERVRRRVAQQARVRKRQQLQKTCEMAEREGRVFQQSSETALNLTPRKRAFPACTQGEMAICSSGSRWVSAQALPSHDWDRPGKVQELQLRKVMKQVRHKLASCQLLQDGEQMSEIPGGMWKSSPTGSHSEEVEEDEILLIGQHDRPLNLQNPSKEAEVSEGPLREPYPGGSSATFSTHYRASQVLWPAEDKDEMKKQRQSQFLMYRRLFMDIERAQVKELHRHRKHLRRIESIKSDKERRRLEEERQIQRLAELEGATERERQILEGLRLEGERAREEMAKRERARKDQEATRFVEALTAQMKERVAQEKVDLPPLCCCGESFWDSHPDTCANNCVFYHNPKAYAQALQSVLLNSDLRDGSSSHRASARTIASIHRLSPRK
- the hepacamb gene encoding hepatic and glial cell adhesion molecule b isoform X1, giving the protein MKAGREALSTALAAPAFLPFLCLLLSTLSGRALGVNITSPGSLIRGTLGGEALLSVRYSSTSAEPPVIKWQLKRERPVTVVQSVGTQIVGTLRSEYKDRVLIFENGTLLLHNLKLSDEGTYEVEISITDDTFTGEGSINLTVDEPVSRPYVHMVASTVLELSEHFTLNCSHDNGTKAVYSWLKGGKPLTNESRLLLSPDHKILTITRVLMADDDVYSCTVENPISSMRSMPVKLTIYRRSSLYIILSTGGIFLLITLVTVCACWKPSKKQKRQRAKQNSSETVEQNEVPHEDAADIVPNTTEHRCKNPVSLYILKEKNSTNGEDKSLGNSHVHSEPSSPPSYSSTPPPFSRSPESPARSSRRYPRTPASSPPSRHASSSPLHSVRSSGRGLRPSGSILAARQRDDHAPSIENNAETPP
- the hepacamb gene encoding hepatic and glial cell adhesion molecule b isoform X2, which codes for MEGNFVKDAGRALGVNITSPGSLIRGTLGGEALLSVRYSSTSAEPPVIKWQLKRERPVTVVQSVGTQIVGTLRSEYKDRVLIFENGTLLLHNLKLSDEGTYEVEISITDDTFTGEGSINLTVDEPVSRPYVHMVASTVLELSEHFTLNCSHDNGTKAVYSWLKGGKPLTNESRLLLSPDHKILTITRVLMADDDVYSCTVENPISSMRSMPVKLTIYRRSSLYIILSTGGIFLLITLVTVCACWKPSKKQKRQRAKQNSSETVEQNEVPHEDAADIVPNTTEHRCKNPVSLYILKEKNSTNGEDKSLGNSHVHSEPSSPPSYSSTPPPFSRSPESPARSSRRYPRTPASSPPSRHASSSPLHSVRSSGRGLRPSGSILAARQRDDHAPSIENNAETPP